In Marasmius oreades isolate 03SP1 chromosome 1, whole genome shotgun sequence, one DNA window encodes the following:
- a CDS encoding uncharacterized protein (BUSCO:EOG09262CBI) codes for MSFNIASPDAPIESQPTIGLIGMGAMGKMYANQFTKAGWKKIHVCDLPTKYESLKQEYATVPGVTVFKDGHGVARSSDFMIYSVEAEFIERVVAEYGPSTKLNAIVAGQTSVKAPEKSAFENYLPADAQIVSCHSLHGPTVSTLGQPLILIKHRASDRSLHMVEDILRSFGSRYVYMSYEEHDRATANTQAVTHAAFLSMGSAWASDQIYPWEHGLYIGGMETVKVNLTLRIYSNAWHVYAGLAILNPKAREQINQYARSATELYKLMVVAGTPSNPDVHGAGNKNGGERASTSEIDAERERKLRERIYWARQVVFGDRKGRRPILLSQELLDQFSLGQVPPNNDNGSSPSSCSRYRPNSHLSLLAMVDCWAKLGIQPFEDLSFAATPLFRLFLGVAEYLFLSQELLDCAIHSAIHETWHKSNDLEFVLAARGWSQCVNFGSFDVYKMRFAETRAFFEGRFEEVGVLGSQMIKAVMDSEMEREESESGEQSD; via the exons ATGTCTTTTAATATTGCCAGTCCGGACGCCCCGATAGAAAGTCAGCCAACAATCGGTCTCATTGGGATGGGGGCCATGGGGAAAATGTATGCTAATCAGTTTACAAAAGCGGGATGGAAGAA AATCCATGTCTGTGATCTTCCGACAAAATATGAAAGCCTGAAGCAAGAGTATGCCA CTGTTCCTGGGGTTACGGTTTTCAAAGACGGACATGGTGTCGCACGTTCTTCAGATTTCATGATATACTCGGTCGAAGCAGAGTTCATTGAGCGGGTTGTTGCCGAGTACGGTCCAT CTACGAAACTTAACGCGATCGTTGCCGGTCAAACATCCGTGAAAGCACCAGAAAAGAGCGCGTTTGAAAATTACCTACCGGCCGATGCACAGATTGTTTCGTGCCATTCGTTGCATGGGCCCACGGTGTCTACGCTTGGGCAACCACTT ATTCTTATCAAACATCGCGCTTCCGATCGCTCACTTCATATGGTCGAGGATATCCTACGTTCCTTTGGCTCTCGATACGTCTACATGTCTTACGAAGAACATGATCGGGCGACCGCCAATACACAAGCTGTTACTCATGCTGCTTTTCTCAG TATGGGCTCGGCCTGGGCCTCGGATCAAATTTATCCTTGGGAACATGGACTCTACATCGGTGGGATGGAAACCGTCAAAGTAAACCTCACATTACGAATATACAGCAATGCATGGCACGTATACGCGGGCCTCGCCATTCTAAACCCAAAAGCCCGAgaacaaatcaatcaatatGCCCGAAGTGCCACAGAACTCTATAAACTCATGGTCGTCGCCGGCACCCCTTCTAACCCAGATGTTCACGGTGCTGGGAACAAAAACGGAGGTGAACGCGCTTCCACATCCGAAATCGATGCAGAACGCGAGCGAAAGCTACGTGAACGGATTTACTGGGCACGACAGGTTGTTTTCGGTGATCGGAAAGGAAGGAGGCCGATTTTACTCTCGCAGGAGCTTCTTGATCAATTTAGTCTCGGTCAAGTACCGCCGAACAATGACAATGGCTCGTCACCTTCCTCTTGCTCGCGTTACCGTCCCAATTCACATTTATCGTTACTTGCAATGGTCGATTGTTGGGCCAAACTTGGTATACAGCCATTTGAAGATTTGTCTTTCGCCGCCACACCTCTTTTCCGGCTGTTCCTTGGCGTAGCAGAGTATCTATTCCTATCCCAAGAACTACTGGACTGTGCTATTCACTCGGCTATACACGAGACATGGCACAAGTCTAACGATTTGGAGTTTGTATTGGCGGCTAGAGGGTGGAGTCAGTGTGTTAATTTTGGGAGTTTTGACGTGTATAAAATGAGGTTTGCGGAAACGAGAGCGTTTTTTGAGGGACGGTTTGAGGAGGTGGGAGTGTTGGGGAGTCAAATGATCAAAGCGGTTATGGATAGCGAGATGGAAAGGGAGGAAAGCGAGTCTGGTGAACAATCTGATTGA